The Epinephelus lanceolatus isolate andai-2023 chromosome 1, ASM4190304v1, whole genome shotgun sequence genome has a window encoding:
- the LOC117257043 gene encoding serine/threonine-protein kinase 35-like yields the protein MDTIGGDNWRRRTRSARACSKQQTGARADESNVLRCLSVGNTEEGHDMEEDIGLFKQDHLERRVMAPRYNLLREVGRGTYGVVYEAVARRSGAKVAVKKLRCDAPENVELALQEFWALASLEKRHENVVQLEECVLQRNGMAQKMSHGNKRSKQYLCLVETSLKGERVLGPPEEPCYLWFVMEFCEGGDLNHFILSRRPNPQTNNSFMLQLTSAVAFLHENNIVHRDLKPDNILISEKSGSPVLKVADFGLSKVCAGLGHTSEGKEGEDKNKNVNVNKYWLSSACGSDFYMAPEVWEGHYTAKADIFALGIIMWAMLERITFIDAESKRELLGTYVRQGVDIVPVGEALLENPKMVLNIPQKRRSCMSDGVRKLLQDMLAVNPQDRPDAFELQARVDQVMCAS from the exons ATGGATACAATCGGTGGTGACAACTGGCGGAGACGCACGAGAAGCGCGCGAGCCTGCTCCAAGCAACAAACTGGGGCACGAGCTGACGAGTCCAATGTACTGCGGTGTCTGAGCGTTGGAAACACGGAAGAAGGCCATGACATGGAGGAGGACATCGGCCTCTTCAAGCAAGACCATTTGGAGCGAAGGGTTATGGCTCCCCGCTACAACCTGCTGCGTGAGGTGGGAAGGGGAACATACGGCGTGGTGTACGAAGCAGTGGCCCGGAGGTCCGGGGCGAAAGTTGCCGTGAAGAAACTGCGATGCGACGCGCCGGAAAACGTGGAGCTCGCACTGCAAGAGTTCTGGGCGCTGGCCAGCCTGGAGAAACGGCATGAAAATGTGGTGCAGCTGGAAGAGTGTGTGCTCCAGAGGAACGGCATGGCTCAGAAAATGAGTCATGGGAACAAACGGTCCAAACAGTACTTGTGTTTGGTGGAGACTTCACTGAAAG GTGAGAGAGTGCTCGGACCTCCAGAGGAGCCTTGTTACCTCTGGTTTGTCATGGAGTTCTGTGAAGGTGGCGACCTCAACCACTTCATCCTGTCTAGGCGGCCTAACCCACAAACCAACAACAGCTTCATGCTCCAGCTGACCAGCGCTGTTGCTTTCCTGCATGAAAACAACATTGTCCACAGAGACCTCAAACCTGACAACATCCTCATCTCTGAAAAGTCAGGATCTCCAGTTCTCAAGGTGGCCGACTTTGGCCTGAGTAAAGTGTGCGCTGGTTTAGGACACACCAGTGAGGGCAAAGAAGGTGAAGACAAGAACAAAAATGTTAATGTAAACAAGTATTGGTTGTCATCTGCATGTGGCTCGGACTTCTATATGGCTCCCGAGGTGTGGGAGGGCCACTACACAGCCAAGGCTGACATATTTGCCCTTGGCATCATCATGTGGGCCATGTTGGAGAGAATTACCTTCATCGACGCTGAGTCTAAACGGGAGCTCCTGGGTACATATGTGAGACAAGGAGTGGACATTGTGCCAGTGGGTGAGGCACTGCTAGAGAATCCAAAGATGGTACTGAACATCCCACAGAAACGCAGGTCATGCATGTCCGATGGAGTCAGGAAGCTGCTGCAGGACATGCTCGCCGTCAACCCTCAGGACCGGCCAGATGCTTTTGAGCTACAGGCCAGAGTGGACCAGGTCATGTGTGCTTCATGA